A genomic region of Xanthomonas campestris pv. phormiicola contains the following coding sequences:
- a CDS encoding AraC family transcriptional regulator, with product MSPAPTLSLRSYGRDGHAHQHAHVQIVLPLRGELEMEVGGRGSRLDAFRGAVVAPHTRHAQSAEGDNRFLVLDCATATFDDDALERLQRVPFIDLPPQLQRLLATLDPVQASASAEACAALALRQLCAQRRAWTRLQALCRRIEDAPGQPWPVERMAQAAHLSVSRLHALFREALGRTPQAWLSARRLDWVRRQLAYGERPIAQLALDSGYADQSALTRALRRTTGHTPAAYRRRHRATAATPDQ from the coding sequence ATGTCGCCCGCCCCCACCCTGAGCCTGCGCAGCTACGGCCGCGATGGCCATGCCCACCAGCACGCGCATGTGCAGATCGTGCTGCCGCTGCGTGGCGAACTGGAGATGGAGGTCGGCGGACGCGGCAGCCGCCTGGATGCGTTCCGTGGCGCCGTCGTCGCGCCGCACACGCGGCATGCGCAGTCGGCAGAAGGCGACAACCGCTTCCTGGTGCTGGACTGCGCGACGGCGACCTTCGACGACGACGCACTGGAGCGCCTGCAGCGCGTTCCCTTCATCGACCTGCCGCCGCAGTTGCAGCGTCTGCTGGCCACGCTCGACCCCGTCCAGGCCAGCGCCAGCGCCGAAGCCTGCGCAGCGCTGGCGCTGCGCCAGTTGTGCGCACAGCGCCGCGCCTGGACACGGCTGCAGGCGCTGTGCCGGCGCATCGAGGACGCCCCGGGCCAGCCATGGCCGGTGGAACGCATGGCGCAGGCCGCGCACCTGAGCGTGAGCCGCCTGCATGCGCTGTTCCGCGAAGCGCTCGGGCGCACGCCGCAGGCATGGCTGTCGGCGCGGCGACTGGACTGGGTGCGCCGGCAACTGGCGTACGGCGAGCGCCCGATCGCGCAACTGGCGCTGGACAGCGGCTACGCCGACCAGAGCGCGCTGACCCGCGCCCTGCGGCGTACGACCGGGCACACGCCCGCCGCCTATCGCCGCCGCCATCGGGCGACGGCCGCAACGCCGGACCAGTAG
- a CDS encoding DMT family transporter encodes MRRRLWAGVGSGVAAGALWGLVFLAPQLLAGFSPLQLAVSRYLAYGAVAALLLAPRWRTATGALGAPEWWALLRLSLLGNIVYYVLLGSAVQWAGGATTALIIGLLPAVVTVLGSRAAGAMQLRRLAAPCALCVLGVALVAAQTLDAAHPAQTSVGTRAAGLACAVGALACWAAYSVKNAGWLARRPEISGRDWSMLTGVVTGALALTLAIPAFAFGHGHAAADWARFWGVAIVLGVFASVIGNACWNHASRLLPLTLVGQMIVFETVFALLYGFLWEARWPTPLETLAIACLLVGVLWCAWLHAPPEAEASRTPG; translated from the coding sequence ATGCGCAGGCGTTTATGGGCGGGAGTGGGCAGCGGCGTGGCGGCCGGCGCGTTGTGGGGACTGGTGTTCCTGGCGCCGCAGTTGCTCGCCGGGTTCTCGCCGCTGCAGCTGGCGGTGTCGCGCTACCTGGCCTACGGCGCGGTCGCCGCGCTGCTGCTGGCGCCGCGCTGGCGCACCGCCACCGGCGCGCTCGGGGCGCCGGAATGGTGGGCGCTGCTGCGGCTGAGCCTGCTCGGCAACATCGTCTACTACGTGTTGCTGGGCAGCGCGGTGCAATGGGCCGGCGGCGCGACCACCGCGCTGATCATCGGTCTGCTGCCGGCGGTGGTCACGGTGCTCGGTTCGCGCGCGGCCGGCGCGATGCAGTTGCGCCGGCTGGCCGCGCCGTGCGCGCTGTGCGTGCTCGGCGTGGCGCTGGTCGCAGCGCAGACGCTGGACGCCGCGCATCCCGCACAGACCAGCGTGGGCACGCGCGCGGCCGGGCTGGCGTGCGCGGTCGGCGCGCTGGCGTGCTGGGCGGCGTATTCGGTCAAGAACGCCGGCTGGCTCGCGCGCCGGCCCGAGATCTCCGGGCGCGACTGGTCGATGCTGACCGGCGTGGTCACCGGCGCATTGGCGCTGACCCTGGCGATCCCCGCGTTCGCGTTCGGCCACGGCCATGCGGCGGCGGACTGGGCGCGGTTCTGGGGCGTGGCGATCGTGCTGGGCGTGTTCGCCTCGGTGATCGGCAATGCCTGCTGGAACCACGCCAGCCGGCTGCTGCCGCTGACCCTGGTCGGGCAGATGATCGTGTTCGAAACCGTGTTCGCGCTGCTCTATGGTTTCCTGTGGGAGGCGCGCTGGCCCACGCCGCTGGAAACCCTGGCGATCGCCTGCCTGCTGGTCGGCGTGCTGTGGTGCGCTTGGTTGCATGCGCCACCGGAGGCGGAGGCCAGCCGCACCCCGGGTTAA
- a CDS encoding STN domain-containing protein has translation MSAAFPTSCAGLALLALLAGCDMAPSSAPSQPAAAAPAPAPATAAAAAQGKCDSVPDHAYDLPAARFDETAQQLAHGTGCGIVYDDQSLSPLQVNAVKGRISIRQAIHQAIDGTALQVRQETADTIAVGRR, from the coding sequence ATGTCTGCTGCCTTCCCTACCTCCTGTGCCGGCCTCGCGCTGCTCGCCCTCCTGGCCGGTTGCGACATGGCGCCGTCTTCCGCTCCGTCCCAACCCGCCGCTGCGGCGCCTGCGCCTGCGCCGGCAACGGCAGCGGCAGCGGCGCAAGGCAAGTGCGACAGCGTGCCGGACCACGCCTACGACCTTCCGGCCGCACGTTTCGACGAAACCGCACAACAGCTGGCGCATGGCACCGGCTGCGGCATCGTCTACGACGACCAGTCGCTGTCGCCGCTGCAGGTCAATGCGGTGAAGGGCCGGATCAGCATCCGCCAGGCGATCCACCAGGCCATCGACGGCACCGCGCTCCAGGTCAGGCAGGAAACCGCCGATACGATCGCCGTCGGCCGCCGCTGA
- a CDS encoding nucleoside deaminase, giving the protein MLYAQVHLTLPAWIHEAVDPQAVYPGDADKVALAVELSRLNVDAGSGGPFGAAVFGPDHRIISVGVNRVVPQTTSLAHAENMAYMLAQQRLQTPRLNAVLAPVTLATSAQPCCQCYGATIWAGIDRLLIGASAEDVMALTPFDEGPLPADWIGELERRGIEVVRGLHRDAACAVLRRYGELDSPRY; this is encoded by the coding sequence ATGCTCTACGCGCAAGTCCACCTCACCCTGCCCGCCTGGATCCACGAGGCGGTCGATCCGCAGGCCGTCTATCCCGGCGATGCCGACAAGGTGGCGCTGGCGGTGGAACTGTCGCGGCTGAACGTGGACGCCGGCAGCGGCGGTCCGTTCGGCGCGGCGGTGTTCGGCCCGGACCACCGCATCATCTCGGTCGGCGTGAACCGGGTGGTGCCGCAGACTACGTCGCTGGCGCACGCCGAGAACATGGCCTACATGCTCGCGCAGCAGCGCCTGCAGACGCCGCGGCTGAACGCGGTGCTGGCGCCGGTGACCCTGGCGACCTCGGCGCAGCCGTGCTGCCAATGCTATGGCGCGACCATCTGGGCCGGCATCGACCGGCTGCTGATCGGCGCCAGCGCCGAGGACGTGATGGCGCTGACCCCGTTCGACGAAGGCCCGCTGCCGGCGGACTGGATCGGCGAACTGGAGCGCCGCGGCATCGAGGTGGTGCGCGGCCTGCATCGCGACGCCGCCTGCGCGGTGCTGCGCCGCTACGGCGAGCTCGACAGCCCCCGCTACTGA
- the rlmM gene encoding 23S rRNA (cytidine(2498)-2'-O)-methyltransferase RlmM codes for MNGLLCYCRQGFEPELAAELNDRAARADLPAYARTERNSGYALLLCETALPPRTLPWRGLIFARQKLRLLAELRELDPADRIAPMLQALAGQSRFGDLWVEHPDSDEGKQLSGLARSFGNALRPALRKAGLLSDKPQPKLPRLHVCFLAGTHALLAVADSDDSAPWPLGIPRLKLLSEAPSRSALKLEEALLALLAPEEREALLKPGMRAADLGAAPGGWTWVLTRQHLHVTSVDNGPLRQHVLDSGLVDHLRADGFHWKPPQALDWMVCDMVEQPRRVAELMGTWFREGWCRHAIFNLKLPMKKRWDETQLCLDLFAERAERPLQIRAKQLYHDREEITVLAMPA; via the coding sequence CTGAACGGCCTGCTGTGCTACTGCCGGCAAGGCTTCGAGCCCGAACTGGCGGCCGAACTGAACGACCGCGCCGCGCGCGCCGACCTGCCGGCCTATGCGCGCACCGAGCGCAACAGCGGCTATGCGCTGCTGCTCTGCGAAACGGCCCTGCCGCCGCGCACGCTGCCATGGCGCGGGCTGATCTTCGCGCGGCAGAAACTGCGCCTGCTGGCCGAACTGCGCGAGCTGGATCCGGCCGACCGGATCGCGCCGATGCTGCAGGCGCTGGCCGGGCAAAGCCGCTTCGGCGACCTGTGGGTGGAGCACCCGGATTCGGACGAAGGCAAGCAGCTGTCCGGGCTGGCGCGCAGTTTCGGCAATGCGCTGCGCCCGGCGCTGCGCAAGGCCGGCCTGCTCAGCGACAAGCCGCAGCCGAAGCTGCCGCGCCTGCACGTGTGCTTCCTCGCCGGCACCCACGCCTTGCTGGCCGTCGCCGACAGCGACGACAGCGCGCCGTGGCCGCTGGGCATTCCGCGCCTGAAGCTGCTGTCGGAAGCGCCGTCGCGCTCGGCACTGAAGCTGGAAGAAGCGCTGCTGGCGCTGCTGGCGCCGGAAGAGCGCGAGGCGCTGCTCAAGCCCGGCATGCGCGCCGCCGACCTCGGCGCCGCGCCCGGCGGCTGGACCTGGGTACTGACCCGCCAGCACCTGCACGTGACCAGCGTCGACAACGGCCCGCTGCGCCAGCACGTGCTCGACAGCGGCCTGGTCGACCACCTGCGCGCCGACGGCTTCCACTGGAAGCCGCCGCAGGCGCTGGACTGGATGGTCTGCGACATGGTCGAGCAGCCGCGCCGCGTCGCCGAACTCATGGGCACCTGGTTCCGCGAAGGCTGGTGCCGGCACGCGATCTTCAACCTCAAGCTGCCGATGAAGAAGCGCTGGGACGAGACCCAGCTGTGCCTGGACCTGTTCGCCGAACGCGCCGAGCGGCCGCTGCAGATCCGCGCCAAGCAGCTGTACCACGACCGCGAAGAGATCACCGTGCTGGCGATGCCGGCCTGA
- a CDS encoding Gfo/Idh/MocA family oxidoreductase, whose amino-acid sequence MSLSSPNRRRVLLAGLSAAGAGLLGSPLLAAPRGKPKKPLGVALVGLGDYASTRLAPGLALTRHCRLAGIVTGSPHKIPQWQARYRIPDRNVYSYDDLERIADNPDIDVVYVVTPTHLHAPLSLRAAAAGKHVWCEKPMAMHANEAQSMIAACARNKVRLSIGYRMQHEPNTRRIIALAGERPFGAMRTVRAEAGYNGYRDTDPAQRPWRLRAQFGGGAMYDMGVYPLNAARYTVGAEPLAVSATRSTDRPALFDEVDEHMQFKLEFPHEVLADCATSFGRSMNRLRAECERGWYELAPFQSYDGIRGRASDGRVFDATVRHQQALQMDEDALAILDGTPLRAPGEEGLRDMRVIDAIHRSAREGGKRIVL is encoded by the coding sequence ATGTCGCTGTCCTCGCCGAATCGTCGCCGTGTGCTGCTCGCCGGCCTGTCCGCGGCGGGCGCAGGCCTATTGGGATCGCCGTTGTTGGCGGCCCCGCGCGGCAAGCCGAAGAAGCCGCTGGGGGTGGCGCTGGTCGGATTGGGCGATTACGCCAGCACGCGCCTGGCGCCGGGCCTGGCGCTGACCAGGCATTGCCGGCTGGCCGGCATCGTCACCGGCTCGCCGCACAAGATTCCGCAGTGGCAGGCGCGCTACCGCATTCCCGATCGCAACGTCTACAGCTACGACGACCTGGAGCGCATCGCCGACAACCCCGACATCGATGTGGTCTACGTGGTCACGCCGACCCATCTGCATGCGCCGCTGAGCCTGCGCGCGGCGGCCGCCGGCAAGCACGTGTGGTGCGAGAAGCCGATGGCGATGCATGCCAACGAGGCGCAGTCGATGATCGCCGCCTGCGCGCGCAACAAGGTGCGGCTGAGCATCGGCTACCGCATGCAACACGAGCCGAACACGCGGCGGATCATCGCGCTGGCCGGCGAGCGCCCGTTCGGCGCGATGCGCACGGTGCGCGCCGAGGCCGGCTACAACGGCTACCGCGACACCGATCCGGCGCAGCGGCCATGGCGGCTGCGCGCGCAGTTCGGCGGCGGCGCGATGTACGACATGGGCGTGTATCCGCTCAATGCGGCGCGCTACACGGTCGGCGCCGAGCCGCTGGCGGTCAGCGCCACCCGCTCCACCGACCGGCCGGCGCTGTTCGACGAGGTCGACGAACACATGCAGTTCAAGCTGGAATTCCCGCACGAAGTGCTCGCCGACTGCGCCACCAGCTTCGGCCGCAGCATGAACCGGCTGCGCGCCGAGTGCGAGCGCGGCTGGTACGAACTGGCGCCGTTCCAGAGCTACGACGGCATCCGCGGCCGCGCCAGCGACGGGCGTGTGTTCGACGCGACGGTGCGCCACCAGCAGGCGCTGCAGATGGACGAGGACGCGCTGGCGATCCTCGACGGTACGCCGCTGCGCGCGCCGGGCGAGGAAGGCCTGCGCGACATGCGCGTGATCGACGCGATCCACCGTTCGGCGCGCGAGGGCGGCAAGCGGATCGTGCTGTAG
- a CDS encoding SMP-30/gluconolactonase/LRE family protein, protein MSPRLSLRAAAAAALLLAGASAAAPAADAALFRARDLIGDGVFTHGIEGPASGPDGALYVVNFGHEGSIGRVSFAADGRATAALFVDLPAGSIGNGIRFDHAGRMYVADYGQHRILRIAPHSKRIEVYATLPGAFQPNDIAIAADGTLYASDPDWKGEGGQLWRIDRDRSAHLVETGMGTTNGIEVSPDGKRLYVNESVQRKLWVYDRAGDGTLSNKRLLLAFPDFGLDGMRCDADGNLYLARYDAGKVLVLDPAGRILHEIATKGRKPTNVAFGGKDGRDVYVTLQDRGAIETFRSDRSGREYGP, encoded by the coding sequence ATGTCCCCTCGTCTGTCCCTGCGTGCCGCTGCCGCTGCGGCTTTGCTGCTGGCTGGCGCATCCGCTGCGGCGCCCGCAGCGGACGCCGCGCTGTTCCGCGCCCGCGACCTGATCGGCGATGGCGTGTTCACCCACGGCATCGAAGGCCCGGCCAGCGGCCCGGACGGCGCGCTGTACGTGGTCAACTTCGGCCACGAGGGCAGCATCGGCCGGGTCAGCTTCGCCGCCGACGGCCGCGCGACGGCCGCGCTGTTCGTGGACCTGCCCGCAGGCAGCATCGGCAACGGCATCCGTTTCGACCATGCCGGGCGCATGTACGTGGCCGACTACGGCCAGCACCGCATCCTGCGCATCGCGCCGCACAGCAAGCGCATCGAGGTCTATGCCACGCTGCCCGGCGCGTTCCAGCCCAACGACATCGCCATCGCCGCGGACGGCACCCTGTACGCCAGCGACCCGGACTGGAAAGGCGAGGGCGGCCAGCTGTGGCGCATCGACCGCGACCGCAGCGCGCACCTGGTCGAAACCGGCATGGGCACCACCAACGGCATCGAGGTCAGCCCCGACGGCAAGCGCCTGTACGTCAACGAGAGCGTGCAGCGCAAGCTGTGGGTCTACGACCGCGCCGGCGACGGCACGCTGTCCAACAAGCGCCTGCTGCTGGCGTTCCCCGATTTCGGCCTGGACGGCATGCGCTGCGACGCCGACGGCAATCTGTACCTGGCCCGCTACGACGCCGGCAAGGTGCTGGTGCTCGATCCGGCCGGCCGGATCCTGCACGAGATCGCGACCAAGGGCCGCAAGCCCACCAACGTGGCCTTCGGCGGCAAGGACGGGCGCGACGTGTACGTGACCCTGCAGGACCGCGGCGCGATCGAGACCTTCCGCAGCGATCGCTCCGGACGCGAATACGGGCCTTAG
- a CDS encoding EF-hand domain-containing protein codes for MYRLSSLAACVLAAAIGPAAAQNLNPTSSVVTEPLRDVPSIVQAQPLSSGEVTHQVRLEVPHGQAPVTVRTVQPDTVAGNYRIDFDALDSDHDGYISRSEAQASPALADEFDSLDPQRRGRLSREQLAGWLK; via the coding sequence ATGTACCGCCTTTCCTCCCTCGCCGCCTGCGTGCTTGCGGCCGCCATCGGCCCGGCCGCCGCGCAGAACCTCAACCCGACCTCGAGCGTCGTCACCGAGCCGTTGCGCGACGTGCCGAGCATCGTGCAGGCGCAGCCGCTGAGCAGCGGCGAGGTGACCCACCAGGTGCGGCTGGAGGTCCCGCACGGCCAGGCGCCGGTCACCGTGCGCACGGTCCAGCCCGACACCGTCGCCGGCAACTACCGCATCGACTTCGACGCGCTGGACAGCGACCACGACGGCTACATCAGCCGCAGCGAAGCGCAGGCCAGCCCGGCGCTGGCCGACGAATTCGACTCGCTGGACCCGCAACGCCGCGGGCGCCTGAGCCGCGAGCAGCTGGCCGGCTGGCTCAAGTAA
- a CDS encoding UbiH/UbiF family hydroxylase, whose amino-acid sequence MSRRGVLDVVVVGGGVVGAACALALAAEGLAVALVEGREPPRWSPAEPDLRVYAFAPDNAALLQALGVWPQVLARRAQAYRRMRVWDAGGGGELDFDADALGRDQLGWIVEHALLVEQLWAALPAAGVQLHCPARVEALEASDERVRLRLDDGSRLDARLAIAADGADSTLRGLAGLDAPAHDYGQRGVVAFVHTERPHQDTAWQRFLPGGPLAFLPFADGRSSIVWTLPEAEAARVLALDDAAFGAELTQAFGARLGAVRALSPRLGFPLCRQLVEDYHRGRLLVLGDAAHVVHPLAGQGVNLGLRDVAALAAQVRQAQARRVDWSAPHRLARWARGRRSDNTVAAYGFDAINRLFSNDEMHLTLLRGPLLGLAGKLPLLMHGFWKRASGV is encoded by the coding sequence ATGAGCCGGCGCGGGGTGCTGGACGTGGTGGTGGTCGGCGGCGGCGTGGTCGGCGCCGCCTGCGCATTGGCGCTGGCCGCCGAAGGCCTGGCGGTGGCCCTGGTCGAGGGCCGCGAGCCGCCGCGCTGGTCGCCGGCCGAGCCGGACCTGCGCGTGTACGCGTTCGCACCGGACAATGCCGCGCTGCTGCAGGCGCTGGGCGTGTGGCCGCAGGTGCTGGCGCGGCGCGCGCAGGCCTACCGACGCATGCGCGTGTGGGATGCCGGCGGCGGCGGCGAGCTGGACTTCGATGCCGATGCGCTGGGCCGCGACCAGTTGGGCTGGATCGTCGAGCATGCGTTGCTGGTCGAGCAACTGTGGGCGGCGCTGCCGGCGGCTGGGGTGCAACTGCACTGTCCGGCGCGGGTCGAGGCGCTGGAGGCGTCGGACGAGAGGGTGCGCCTGCGCCTGGACGACGGCAGCCGGCTCGACGCGCGCCTGGCGATCGCAGCCGACGGCGCCGATTCCACGCTGCGCGGCCTGGCCGGACTGGACGCGCCGGCGCACGACTACGGCCAGCGCGGCGTGGTCGCCTTCGTGCACACCGAACGGCCGCACCAGGACACCGCCTGGCAGCGCTTCCTGCCCGGCGGCCCGCTGGCGTTCCTGCCGTTCGCCGACGGCCGCAGTTCGATCGTGTGGACGCTGCCCGAGGCCGAGGCGGCGCGAGTGCTGGCGCTGGACGACGCCGCGTTCGGCGCCGAGCTGACCCAGGCCTTCGGCGCGCGGCTGGGCGCGGTGCGCGCGCTGTCGCCGCGGCTCGGTTTCCCGCTGTGCCGGCAACTGGTGGAGGACTACCACCGCGGCCGCCTGCTGGTGCTGGGCGACGCCGCGCACGTGGTGCATCCGCTGGCCGGGCAGGGCGTCAACCTCGGCCTGCGCGACGTCGCCGCGCTGGCCGCGCAGGTGCGGCAGGCGCAGGCGCGGCGGGTCGACTGGTCGGCGCCGCACCGGCTGGCGCGCTGGGCGCGCGGCCGCCGCAGCGACAACACCGTGGCCGCCTACGGCTTCGATGCGATCAACCGGCTGTTCTCCAACGACGAGATGCACCTGACCCTGCTGCGCGGCCCGTTGCTGGGCCTGGCCGGCAAGCTGCCGCTGCTGATGCACGGGTTCTGGAAGCGCGCGTCGGGGGTGTAG
- the ubiH gene encoding 2-octaprenyl-6-methoxyphenyl hydroxylase — protein sequence MSKAHDVVIVGGGLVGASLAIALDRLGVDVGLIEAAPPGALPPVFDQRNLSFAAATVNALGALGVMQRLRTPTGPIRRIHVSREGDFGRVRLDAADYGREAFGQVVVARDFGEALEARLAEATHVSRYRPAQFLALEPGEEAGVRSVRIAQDGATQVLQARLLVGADGSASAVRGALGIDAARHDFGQTLFVARVRGSRQPDGTAYERFRDDGPTALLPRGDRHYGAIHAVAAEQADAVAALDEAAWLQRLQEALGWRVGRLLGSGERSAYPIVQVLAGRLTDARAVLLGNAAQTLHPLGAQGFNLGLRDALTLAELIERDRADAGAPALLQHYAQRREQDRQRTVTFSGGLARLTANPAPLLRPLRSLGLLAAAQATPLQSFLVGGAMGFRGEVPQLCREATA from the coding sequence ATGAGCAAAGCACATGACGTAGTGATCGTCGGCGGCGGCCTGGTCGGCGCCAGCCTGGCCATCGCGCTGGACCGCCTGGGCGTGGACGTGGGCCTGATCGAGGCCGCGCCGCCGGGCGCGCTGCCGCCGGTGTTCGACCAGCGCAATCTCAGCTTCGCCGCGGCCACGGTCAACGCGCTGGGCGCGCTCGGGGTGATGCAGCGGCTGCGCACGCCGACCGGCCCGATCCGGCGCATCCACGTCAGCCGCGAAGGCGATTTCGGCCGGGTGCGGCTGGACGCGGCCGACTATGGGCGCGAGGCGTTCGGGCAGGTGGTGGTGGCGCGCGACTTCGGCGAGGCGCTGGAGGCGCGGTTGGCCGAGGCGACCCATGTCAGCCGCTACCGGCCGGCGCAGTTCCTGGCGCTGGAGCCGGGCGAGGAGGCAGGGGTGCGCTCCGTGCGCATCGCCCAGGACGGCGCCACCCAGGTGCTGCAGGCGCGCCTGCTGGTCGGCGCCGACGGCAGCGCCAGTGCGGTGCGCGGCGCGCTGGGCATCGACGCGGCCCGCCACGATTTCGGCCAGACCCTGTTCGTGGCGCGGGTGCGCGGCAGCCGCCAGCCCGATGGCACCGCCTACGAGCGGTTCCGCGACGACGGCCCGACCGCGCTGTTGCCGCGCGGCGACCGCCACTACGGCGCGATCCACGCGGTCGCCGCCGAGCAGGCCGACGCGGTGGCCGCGCTCGACGAGGCCGCCTGGCTGCAGCGCCTGCAGGAGGCGCTGGGCTGGCGCGTCGGCCGCCTGCTGGGCAGCGGCGAGCGCAGCGCCTACCCGATCGTGCAGGTGCTGGCCGGGCGCCTGACCGATGCGCGCGCGGTGCTGCTCGGCAACGCCGCGCAGACCCTGCACCCGCTGGGTGCGCAGGGCTTCAACCTGGGCCTGCGCGACGCGCTGACCCTGGCCGAACTGATCGAGCGCGACCGCGCCGATGCGGGCGCGCCGGCGCTGCTGCAGCACTACGCGCAGCGCCGCGAACAGGACCGGCAGCGCACCGTGACCTTCTCCGGCGGGCTGGCGCGGCTGACCGCCAACCCGGCGCCGCTGCTGCGCCCGCTGCGCAGCCTGGGCCTGCTGGCGGCGGCGCAGGCCACGCCGCTGCAGTCGTTCCTGGTCGGCGGCGCGATGGGCTTCCGCGGCGAAGTGCCGCAGCTGTGCCGGGAGGCGACGGCATGA
- a CDS encoding type IV pilin protein: protein MQRQRHPQRRRIAGFTLIELMIVVAVIGILAAIAYASYTSSIVKSRRRTAAACLQERAQFMERYYTTNMTYAGAPDPAQCEAVSNFYSVAFSGTPSATAFKIVATPLAGQAVADTACAALGIDQTGTRSATGSAGAGSCW, encoded by the coding sequence ATGCAGCGCCAGCGGCACCCCCAGCGGCGGCGGATCGCCGGCTTCACCCTGATCGAACTGATGATCGTGGTCGCGGTGATCGGAATCCTGGCGGCGATCGCCTATGCCAGCTACACCTCCTCGATCGTCAAGTCGCGGCGGCGCACGGCCGCGGCCTGCCTGCAGGAGCGCGCCCAGTTCATGGAGCGCTACTACACCACCAACATGACCTATGCCGGCGCGCCGGATCCGGCGCAGTGCGAAGCGGTCTCCAATTTCTACAGCGTCGCCTTCAGCGGCACGCCCAGCGCCACCGCGTTCAAGATCGTCGCCACCCCGCTCGCCGGCCAGGCCGTCGCCGATACCGCCTGCGCGGCGCTGGGCATCGACCAGACCGGCACGCGCAGCGCCACCGGCAGCGCCGGCGCCGGCAGCTGCTGGTAG